In the Mycolicibacter sp. MU0102 genome, one interval contains:
- a CDS encoding TetR/AcrR family transcriptional regulator, whose product MRGTTRPKPAENGGQKVDARSERWREHRKKVRREIVDAAFRSIDRLGPEVSVREIAEEAGTAKPKIYRHFADKDDLFEAVGARLRDDLWTAIFASIDVATNSLRDIVRRSVEEYVALVDEHPNVLRFFIQGRARAQSESRMRALNEGRTITLAMAEMINNELQDMELNRGALDLAAFAAFGSATSATDWWLGPELDSPRRMPRDTFVDYLTTIMISVVSGTAQSLGIAMDPDQPIQAAVRRQPVA is encoded by the coding sequence GTGCGCGGAACGACGAGACCCAAGCCTGCCGAGAACGGTGGGCAGAAGGTCGACGCGCGCAGCGAGCGTTGGCGTGAACACCGCAAGAAGGTTCGCCGCGAGATCGTCGACGCCGCCTTCCGGTCCATCGACCGGCTCGGGCCCGAAGTGAGCGTGCGCGAGATCGCCGAGGAAGCCGGCACCGCCAAGCCCAAGATCTACCGGCATTTCGCCGACAAGGACGACCTGTTCGAGGCGGTCGGGGCTCGGCTGCGTGACGACCTGTGGACAGCGATCTTCGCCTCCATCGATGTGGCCACCAACTCGCTGCGCGACATCGTCCGGCGAAGCGTCGAAGAGTACGTCGCCCTGGTCGACGAGCACCCCAACGTGCTGCGGTTCTTCATCCAGGGACGGGCGCGCGCGCAGTCCGAGTCGCGGATGCGGGCGCTCAACGAAGGCCGGACCATCACCCTGGCGATGGCCGAGATGATCAACAACGAGCTGCAGGACATGGAGCTCAACCGCGGGGCGCTGGATCTGGCCGCCTTCGCGGCTTTCGGGAGCGCGACCTCGGCCACTGATTGGTGGTTGGGGCCGGAACTGGACAGCCCGCGACGCATGCCCCGCGACACCTTCGTGGATTACTTGACGACGATCATGATCAGCGTCGTCAGTGGCACCGCTCAGAGCCTCGGCATCGCGATGGACCCCGATCAGCCAATCCAAGCGGCAGTCCGGCGGCAACCGGTCGCCTGA
- a CDS encoding cellulase family glycosylhydrolase — translation MRRIQTALAAAILAVSTLTGSASVPTTNPVAAPSIAAAQVIHLETITLVNAETSDVTTQVFGVADSDLYNLDQSDLVAQLSEIRDLGVTDLRLGVPWLYIQPTATSYDWAQMDNVINTAHSMGFTITAAITGNPAWDGALISGAPDPTAYANFAAEVAERYGSEISAYEIWNEPNGVIFYSPVSAETYTAVLQAAYTAIKSVDPDATVLAGALGATTTIAGLSVSPQEFLEQMYASGAHGYFDAVSYHPYHYTLPFSAGLGVTNSPLEQVEALNAIMAANGDGDLKIWATEYGNATTPVFGVSETVQANFLEDFLVAWSKLPFAGPAFVYSAQDLATGVLNHEANFGLFTDDGTPKLAAEVLANLIAANANGALPGYTAPLLPDAEVVYLQLATMVAGVINQGLIIPNAIIAAIYEVLPEPLQQAFTALSDFITATTTQFLEATKPLIVDTISVLLDLDF, via the coding sequence GTGCGTCGCATCCAAACAGCCCTCGCCGCGGCCATCCTGGCCGTCTCAACCCTGACCGGCTCCGCCAGCGTGCCTACGACCAACCCCGTCGCCGCACCGTCAATCGCAGCGGCGCAGGTGATCCACCTCGAGACGATCACCCTCGTCAACGCCGAGACCAGCGACGTCACCACCCAGGTTTTTGGTGTGGCCGACTCCGACCTGTACAACCTGGACCAGTCCGACCTCGTCGCCCAACTCAGCGAGATCCGCGACCTCGGGGTCACCGATCTGCGCCTGGGCGTGCCGTGGCTCTACATCCAACCCACGGCCACCAGCTATGACTGGGCCCAGATGGACAACGTCATCAACACGGCGCATTCCATGGGCTTCACGATCACCGCCGCCATCACAGGCAACCCCGCCTGGGACGGCGCCCTCATCTCGGGCGCACCCGACCCGACCGCGTATGCGAATTTCGCCGCCGAGGTCGCCGAACGCTACGGCAGCGAGATCTCGGCCTACGAGATCTGGAACGAGCCCAACGGGGTGATCTTCTACTCCCCGGTCAGCGCCGAGACCTACACCGCCGTGCTGCAGGCGGCCTACACCGCGATCAAGTCGGTCGACCCCGACGCCACCGTGCTCGCGGGAGCGTTGGGCGCCACCACCACCATCGCCGGGCTCAGCGTCAGCCCCCAAGAGTTCCTGGAGCAGATGTACGCCAGCGGGGCCCACGGCTATTTCGACGCGGTGAGCTACCACCCCTACCACTACACGCTGCCGTTCTCCGCAGGCCTGGGTGTGACCAACTCACCCCTGGAGCAGGTCGAGGCACTGAATGCGATCATGGCCGCCAACGGTGACGGCGATCTGAAAATCTGGGCCACCGAGTACGGCAATGCCACCACCCCGGTGTTCGGTGTGAGCGAGACCGTGCAGGCCAATTTCCTCGAGGACTTCCTGGTCGCCTGGTCCAAGCTCCCGTTCGCCGGGCCGGCGTTCGTCTACAGCGCGCAAGACTTGGCGACCGGGGTGCTCAACCACGAGGCCAACTTCGGGCTATTCACCGACGACGGCACGCCGAAGCTGGCTGCTGAGGTGCTGGCCAACCTGATCGCCGCCAACGCCAACGGCGCCCTGCCGGGCTACACCGCCCCGCTGCTGCCCGATGCGGAGGTGGTCTATCTCCAGCTGGCCACGATGGTCGCGGGCGTGATCAATCAGGGGCTGATCATCCCCAACGCCATCATCGCGGCCATCTACGAAGTTTTGCCAGAACCGCTGCAGCAGGCGTTCACCGCACTGTCCGACTTCATCACGGCGACCACGACCCAATTCCTGGAGGCCACCAAACCACTGATCGTGGACACCATCAGCGTGTTGCTCGACCTCGACTTCTAA
- a CDS encoding LysR family substrate-binding domain-containing protein, producing MNPPSLTLGYVPGGTPAKWARVWGQRHPDVPLLLHTLEAADAAAAVRAGTVDVALLRPLADTAGLAVIPLYEETTVAVVPKDHVFNAVDEITSADLADEPLLLPLDDVVGWADAPGKPIDHRPETTKDAIELVAAGLGALIVPQSLARLHHRKDLAYRPISDAPTCPVSLAFAEGPQTALVEEFVGIVRGRKPGSSRGQSQPAPKRSAREKTLAKQAARAAAGKTTRKPGRVSRGRR from the coding sequence GTGAATCCGCCTTCCCTCACCCTCGGGTACGTCCCCGGCGGGACGCCCGCGAAGTGGGCACGAGTCTGGGGACAGCGGCATCCAGACGTTCCGCTGCTGCTGCACACCCTTGAAGCCGCCGACGCGGCGGCCGCGGTGCGGGCGGGAACCGTCGATGTGGCGCTGCTGCGGCCGTTGGCCGACACCGCTGGGCTGGCTGTCATTCCGCTCTACGAGGAGACCACGGTGGCCGTGGTGCCCAAGGACCACGTCTTCAATGCCGTCGATGAGATCACCTCGGCGGATCTCGCTGACGAGCCGCTACTGCTCCCACTGGACGATGTCGTCGGCTGGGCGGATGCGCCCGGCAAGCCGATCGACCATCGCCCTGAAACCACCAAGGACGCAATAGAACTCGTCGCTGCTGGGCTGGGTGCGCTGATCGTTCCGCAGTCGTTGGCGCGGCTGCATCACCGCAAGGACCTTGCCTACCGTCCGATCAGCGATGCACCCACCTGCCCGGTGTCGCTCGCCTTCGCCGAAGGTCCGCAGACGGCGCTGGTTGAAGAGTTTGTCGGCATTGTGCGCGGCCGCAAACCCGGCTCGTCGCGAGGACAGTCTCAGCCGGCCCCGAAACGCAGCGCACGAGAGAAGACCCTTGCCAAGCAGGCCGCCCGAGCGGCCGCGGGCAAAACCACCCGCAAGCCGGGTCGGGTGAGCCGCGGCCGGCGCTGA
- the nrdF gene encoding class 1b ribonucleoside-diphosphate reductase subunit beta: protein MSENVKLIDRTSAINWNRVQDDKDAEVWDRLTGNFWLPEKVPVSNDLPSWGTLTDSEKQLTMRVFTGLTLLDTIQGTVGAVSLIPDSLTPHEQAVYTNIAFMESVHAKSYSQIFSTLCSTSEIDEAFRWSEENPNLQRKAAIVMRYYRGDEPLKRKVASTLLESFLFYSGFYLPMYWSSRGKLTNTADVIRLIIRDEAVHGYYIGYKYQRGLAMVDEAKRQELKDYTYELLFELYDNEVEYTQDLYDGVGQTEDVKKFLRYNANKALMNLGYEALFPRDETDVNPAILSALSPNGDENHDFFSGSGSSYVIGKAVITEDDDWDF from the coding sequence GTGTCCGAAAATGTGAAGCTGATCGACCGCACTTCGGCGATCAACTGGAACCGGGTGCAAGACGACAAGGACGCTGAGGTCTGGGACCGCCTGACCGGCAATTTCTGGCTGCCGGAGAAGGTGCCGGTCTCCAACGACTTGCCGTCGTGGGGGACCCTGACCGACAGCGAGAAGCAGCTCACCATGCGGGTATTCACCGGCCTGACGTTGCTGGACACCATCCAGGGCACGGTCGGGGCGGTCAGCCTGATTCCCGACTCGCTGACCCCGCACGAGCAGGCGGTCTACACCAACATTGCGTTCATGGAATCGGTGCACGCCAAGAGCTACAGTCAGATCTTCTCCACTCTGTGCTCGACCAGTGAGATCGACGAGGCGTTCCGCTGGTCGGAGGAGAACCCCAACCTGCAGCGCAAAGCCGCCATCGTCATGCGGTACTACCGGGGCGACGAGCCGCTGAAGCGCAAGGTGGCCTCCACCCTGCTGGAGAGTTTCCTGTTCTACTCCGGCTTCTATCTGCCGATGTACTGGTCGAGCCGGGGCAAGCTGACCAACACCGCCGACGTGATCCGGCTGATCATCCGCGACGAGGCCGTGCACGGCTACTACATCGGCTACAAGTACCAGCGTGGCCTGGCCATGGTCGACGAAGCGAAGCGGCAAGAGCTCAAGGATTACACCTACGAGTTGCTGTTCGAGCTCTACGACAACGAGGTCGAATACACCCAGGATCTCTACGACGGGGTGGGCCAGACCGAGGACGTCAAGAAGTTCTTGCGCTACAACGCCAACAAGGCGCTGATGAACCTGGGCTACGAGGCGCTGTTCCCGCGCGACGAGACCGATGTCAACCCGGCGATCCTGTCGGCGCTGTCACCCAACGGCGATGAGAACCACGACTTCTTCTCCGGGTCGGGTTCGTCCTATGTGATCGGCAAGGCCGTGATCACCGAAGACGACGACTGGGACTTCTGA
- a CDS encoding cytochrome P450, with protein MTVRDVGADVRALPLAPKNPLPYWQQVRQFRELRTGIEILRDAGGPVTRLELAPRWLAPPIVVVTSPQGAHDVLSSGDVDRTLAHDEIRHLMGPNLFDLPNDAWLPRRRTLQPLFTKQHVRGFAGHMGQAAETVAAGWNDGSTVDLDAECRRLTLRALGRSVLGADLDEQAAALGAPMRIAQEYVTERTFAPARAPRWLPTPARHRARAASATLHRLANDILQACRADPERDAPLVRGLIAATDPDTGRGLTDQEICDELIVFMLAGHDTTATTLAYALWALGNHPDMQRRVAAEVAELDADLCPGDVARLPYTIQVLQEALRLCPPGALNGRTAVRDIAVDGFRVQAGSMVGIGIYALHRDPTLWEHPLEFDPDRFSPQNSAGRNRWQYLPFGGGPRKCVGDHFAMLEATLALATCVRHREISSLSNEFPVAVPFTTVAAGPIYARVTQRAGALQ; from the coding sequence ATGACCGTGCGGGATGTCGGCGCCGATGTGCGCGCGCTGCCGTTGGCGCCGAAGAACCCATTGCCATATTGGCAGCAGGTTCGGCAGTTCCGGGAGCTGCGTACCGGAATCGAAATATTGCGCGATGCCGGCGGGCCGGTGACCCGGCTGGAACTGGCGCCACGCTGGCTCGCGCCCCCGATCGTGGTGGTGACCTCGCCGCAAGGTGCGCACGACGTGCTCAGCAGCGGCGACGTCGATCGCACCCTGGCCCACGACGAGATACGCCACCTGATGGGGCCGAACCTCTTCGATCTGCCCAACGATGCGTGGCTGCCGCGACGGCGCACCTTGCAGCCCCTGTTCACCAAGCAGCATGTCCGTGGTTTCGCCGGACATATGGGACAGGCTGCCGAAACAGTCGCTGCCGGCTGGAATGATGGCTCAACGGTCGATTTGGACGCCGAATGCCGCCGATTGACGCTGCGGGCGTTGGGGCGCTCGGTGCTCGGCGCCGACCTTGACGAACAGGCCGCAGCGCTGGGTGCGCCGATGCGAATCGCGCAAGAGTACGTCACGGAGCGGACGTTTGCTCCGGCACGCGCACCGCGCTGGTTGCCGACCCCGGCGCGGCACCGTGCCCGGGCCGCCAGCGCCACATTGCACCGGCTCGCCAACGACATCCTGCAGGCCTGCCGTGCCGACCCCGAGAGGGACGCACCGCTGGTGCGCGGGCTGATCGCTGCCACCGACCCGGACACGGGTCGCGGATTGACCGATCAGGAGATCTGCGACGAGCTGATCGTGTTCATGCTGGCCGGTCACGACACCACCGCGACAACGTTGGCATACGCGTTGTGGGCGTTGGGAAATCATCCCGACATGCAACGCCGGGTTGCCGCCGAGGTCGCCGAACTCGACGCGGACCTGTGCCCTGGCGATGTGGCCAGACTGCCGTACACCATCCAGGTCCTGCAGGAAGCACTGCGGTTATGCCCGCCCGGCGCGCTCAACGGCCGGACCGCAGTGCGCGATATCGCGGTCGACGGCTTCCGCGTGCAGGCGGGCTCCATGGTCGGGATCGGCATTTACGCGTTGCACCGCGATCCGACACTGTGGGAACACCCGCTGGAATTCGATCCGGACCGGTTCAGTCCGCAGAACTCTGCCGGTCGTAATCGATGGCAGTACCTGCCATTCGGTGGCGGGCCACGCAAATGCGTCGGCGATCACTTCGCCATGTTGGAAGCCACCCTGGCGCTGGCCACCTGCGTGCGGCACCGCGAGATCAGTTCGCTGAGCAACGAATTCCCGGTGGCGGTGCCGTTCACGACGGTCGCCGCCGGGCCGATCTATGCCCGCGTCACACAGCGAGCGGGCGCGCTGCAGTGA
- a CDS encoding PE-PPE domain-containing protein yields the protein MKRNNAWRMGSGLLSAATAAALVVPATQATAMSEVTTARAVSPTALPTFPFGGPPGDPYACMAVDVIGCSIVFGGSGIPIPHQDYIDAVNERFIQPLHPGFTPQALFTPEGLQPFTGVKTLPLDVSMAQGLTMLQLAVDKQFDLGHAVNLYGYSQSASIDTLLMRQYLALPADQRPDADQLTFTFLGNPNTPNGGLMQIFNLPEFGGSVPIASLGLTLNGATPDGPWATDNYTLEYDGFADFPRYSLNLLSNLNAVAGILYTHNQYPMLPMTPDGQLANAILLPGSVDYVGELPDGVTASTATNYWMIPTGNLPLLEPFRGSPFGNAIADLVQPSLRVLVNLGYGQIEHGWDAGPANVPTTMGLFPDINPMEVLTALVNGAQQGWQDFVQDLGSQSSAVGPDTGVDIAAFTMPSLVDIGNALGGSLSAINGALMVTGDILTALTTTLPAAMAQVFFSELSQGDLVDAIGLPLAAATGLGSLAAGFELIGIMHATSQIQAELAGLFG from the coding sequence ATGAAACGCAATAACGCCTGGCGGATGGGTTCAGGACTGCTGTCGGCGGCCACCGCAGCGGCACTGGTCGTGCCGGCGACGCAAGCGACAGCGATGTCCGAGGTGACCACGGCGCGGGCGGTCTCGCCGACGGCGTTGCCCACCTTTCCGTTCGGGGGTCCGCCGGGTGACCCGTACGCGTGCATGGCGGTGGACGTGATCGGGTGCTCGATCGTGTTCGGCGGCAGCGGCATTCCGATACCCCACCAGGACTACATCGACGCGGTCAACGAACGCTTCATTCAGCCGTTGCATCCCGGGTTCACCCCGCAGGCCCTGTTCACCCCGGAGGGGCTGCAGCCGTTTACCGGTGTCAAGACGTTGCCGCTGGACGTTTCGATGGCGCAGGGATTGACGATGCTGCAGCTCGCCGTCGACAAGCAGTTCGACTTGGGTCACGCGGTCAACCTCTACGGCTACTCGCAAAGCGCCTCGATCGACACGCTGCTGATGAGGCAGTATCTCGCGTTGCCCGCCGATCAACGGCCCGACGCGGATCAGCTGACGTTCACGTTCCTGGGCAACCCCAACACCCCCAACGGCGGGCTGATGCAGATCTTCAATCTGCCGGAGTTCGGTGGATCGGTGCCCATCGCCTCACTGGGCTTGACCCTCAACGGCGCAACCCCGGATGGTCCTTGGGCGACCGACAATTACACGCTGGAGTACGACGGGTTTGCCGACTTTCCGCGCTACTCACTGAATCTGCTTTCCAACCTCAATGCGGTAGCTGGGATCCTCTATACCCACAACCAGTACCCGATGCTGCCGATGACACCTGATGGCCAGCTCGCCAACGCGATTCTGCTGCCGGGATCGGTGGACTATGTCGGTGAGTTGCCCGACGGCGTGACGGCGAGTACGGCGACCAACTACTGGATGATCCCGACCGGGAACCTTCCCTTGCTGGAGCCGTTCCGCGGCAGCCCATTCGGGAACGCGATCGCCGACCTGGTACAGCCGTCCCTGCGGGTGCTGGTCAACCTGGGCTACGGGCAGATCGAACACGGCTGGGACGCGGGGCCGGCAAACGTACCCACCACGATGGGGTTGTTCCCGGATATCAACCCCATGGAAGTCTTGACCGCGCTGGTCAACGGCGCGCAACAGGGCTGGCAGGATTTCGTCCAAGACTTGGGTTCGCAGTCGTCGGCCGTTGGGCCCGACACGGGCGTGGATATTGCGGCGTTCACGATGCCCAGCCTCGTCGATATCGGCAACGCACTCGGCGGCTCGCTCTCCGCGATCAACGGGGCGTTGATGGTGACCGGGGACATCCTCACCGCACTGACTACCACCCTGCCCGCCGCCATGGCTCAGGTCTTCTTCTCCGAGCTCTCCCAGGGGGACCTCGTCGATGCGATCGGCCTTCCACTGGCCGCGGCCACCGGGCTGGGGTCGCTGGCGGCGGGCTTTGAGTTGATCGGAATCATGCACGCGACGTCCCAGATTCAGGCGGAATTGGCGGGTCTGTTCGGCTGA
- a CDS encoding NAD(P)/FAD-dependent oxidoreductase, protein MVQRFDLAVVGGGPAGSAAAWQARQAGASVVVLDKAEFPRDKPCGDGLTARAVSYLQKMGLAEQVAKFHRVNRVKVFSPTEWELSFPRRPGMPDHGYVARRPELDTLLLKHAESAGAEVRQSAEAAGPVLDDTGRVTGVLLKSGEKVLADAVIAADGAYSPIKRALKLDSDYNGYSAIAIRAEMPAVRPDVDSLDIYMKLAFQGDQLPGYGWVFPLGGGRVNIGLGYVNSYKNWQAINATHFLGDFLETLPREWELPSITELKQSKTVRAWRLPMGFTAWPPWRPGVLFTGDSLGAGRPTSGAGISKALESGLAAGECAVAALTNGGPDDFTNYAQRMEAAWGREYKRGRFFHKLAGKPALANAGLKLLDNARFRDLMLARLYKGQEGPAHTH, encoded by the coding sequence GTGGTGCAGCGATTCGACCTTGCAGTTGTAGGCGGAGGTCCAGCAGGGTCAGCGGCCGCCTGGCAAGCCAGGCAGGCCGGCGCGAGCGTCGTGGTCTTGGACAAGGCGGAGTTCCCGCGGGACAAGCCCTGCGGTGACGGATTGACCGCGCGCGCGGTCAGCTACCTGCAGAAAATGGGCCTGGCCGAGCAGGTGGCCAAGTTCCACCGGGTCAACCGGGTGAAGGTGTTCAGCCCGACCGAGTGGGAGCTGTCCTTTCCGCGCCGCCCCGGCATGCCCGACCATGGCTACGTCGCACGCCGCCCGGAGCTGGACACGTTGCTGCTCAAGCACGCCGAATCGGCCGGTGCCGAAGTCCGGCAGTCCGCCGAGGCAGCGGGCCCGGTGCTCGACGACACCGGCCGGGTGACCGGGGTGCTGCTCAAGAGTGGTGAGAAGGTGCTGGCCGATGCGGTGATCGCCGCGGACGGCGCCTACTCGCCGATCAAGCGGGCGCTCAAGCTCGACTCGGACTACAACGGCTACTCCGCGATCGCGATCCGCGCCGAAATGCCCGCCGTCCGGCCCGACGTCGACTCCCTCGACATCTACATGAAGCTGGCGTTTCAGGGTGACCAGCTGCCCGGCTACGGATGGGTGTTCCCGCTGGGCGGCGGCCGGGTCAACATCGGCTTGGGCTACGTCAACAGCTATAAGAACTGGCAGGCGATCAACGCCACGCACTTCCTCGGCGACTTTCTCGAGACGTTGCCCCGCGAGTGGGAACTGCCGTCGATCACCGAACTCAAGCAGTCCAAGACCGTGCGCGCGTGGCGCCTGCCGATGGGCTTCACCGCGTGGCCGCCGTGGCGGCCCGGGGTGCTGTTCACCGGTGACTCCTTGGGCGCGGGCCGGCCGACCTCGGGCGCCGGGATCTCCAAGGCGCTGGAGTCGGGACTGGCCGCCGGCGAGTGCGCCGTGGCGGCGCTGACCAACGGCGGGCCCGACGATTTCACCAACTACGCGCAGCGGATGGAAGCGGCCTGGGGTCGGGAGTACAAGCGCGGCCGGTTCTTTCACAAGCTGGCAGGTAAGCCAGCACTGGCCAACGCCGGACTCAAGCTGCTCGATAACGCGCGATTCCGCGATCTGATGCTCGCCCGGCTCTACAAGGGTCAGGAAGGGCCGGCGCACACACACTGA
- a CDS encoding flavin-containing monooxygenase, with protein MTLTDPTIENAGQRAPIHTRALIIGTGFSGLGMGIALRKQGVEFLILEKADEIGGTWRDNTYPGCACDVPSHLYSFSFEPKATWSKLFSPQPEIFDYLKGVTDKYGLRRHIRFGERVERAHWDDGEYRWHVFTDSGQEYVAQFVISGAGGLHIPRLPEIEGIERFEGAMFHSARWDHTVELAGKKVAVIGTGASAIQIVPELVRNADVAQVQLYQRTPPWVVPRPNSPFPRALLTAFATVPGLRRAVRWGIYWWLEGLGYAMTKRPSLLRAVELVAKWNIRRNVRDKELRRRLTPSYRAGCKRILYSPNYYQAVADPKTTLITERITRITPTGIVTADGVERPVDVIVGATGFHVTDSYTYVDVKGPHGEDLVDRWNREGVVAHHGIAVADMPNLFFLLGPNTALGHTSVVFMIESQIRYVAQAIAVTDKVGAQALAPSRAAQDRYNAELQDKLAGSVWITGGCNSWYLDEHGVNRTLWSGMTWQYWRSTRSLRAGEYRFSGVG; from the coding sequence ATGACGCTGACCGATCCCACCATCGAGAATGCTGGCCAACGTGCACCGATCCATACTCGGGCACTCATCATCGGCACCGGGTTCTCCGGTCTGGGCATGGGCATCGCGCTGCGGAAGCAGGGCGTGGAATTCCTTATCCTGGAAAAAGCTGACGAAATCGGCGGGACGTGGCGGGACAACACCTACCCGGGCTGCGCCTGCGACGTACCGTCGCATCTCTACTCGTTCTCCTTCGAGCCGAAAGCCACTTGGAGCAAGCTATTTTCGCCGCAGCCGGAGATCTTCGACTACCTCAAGGGCGTCACCGACAAGTACGGGCTGCGCCGCCACATCCGGTTCGGTGAACGCGTCGAGCGCGCGCATTGGGACGACGGCGAATACCGCTGGCATGTCTTCACCGACTCCGGGCAGGAGTACGTCGCGCAGTTCGTCATCTCCGGTGCCGGCGGGCTGCACATCCCACGCCTGCCCGAGATCGAGGGGATAGAGCGATTCGAGGGCGCGATGTTTCACTCCGCCCGGTGGGATCACACCGTCGAGTTGGCCGGCAAGAAGGTCGCGGTGATCGGCACCGGCGCCAGCGCCATCCAGATCGTTCCGGAGTTGGTGCGCAACGCCGATGTCGCGCAGGTGCAGCTGTATCAGCGCACCCCGCCGTGGGTGGTGCCGCGGCCCAATTCACCCTTCCCGCGGGCGTTGCTCACCGCGTTCGCGACGGTTCCAGGGCTGCGGCGGGCGGTGCGCTGGGGGATCTACTGGTGGCTGGAAGGCCTGGGCTACGCGATGACCAAGCGCCCCAGCCTGCTGCGTGCCGTCGAACTGGTGGCGAAGTGGAACATCAGGCGCAATGTGCGCGACAAGGAGCTGCGTCGCCGGCTCACCCCGAGCTACCGCGCCGGCTGCAAACGAATCCTGTACTCGCCCAACTACTATCAGGCGGTAGCCGACCCGAAGACAACGCTGATCACCGAGCGGATCACCCGGATCACTCCCACCGGAATCGTCACCGCCGACGGCGTCGAGCGACCCGTCGACGTCATCGTGGGCGCCACCGGTTTTCACGTCACCGACTCCTATACCTACGTCGACGTGAAGGGCCCGCACGGCGAAGATCTGGTGGACCGCTGGAACCGTGAGGGAGTGGTCGCGCATCACGGTATCGCGGTGGCCGACATGCCCAATCTGTTCTTCCTGCTCGGTCCCAACACCGCGCTCGGCCACACCTCGGTGGTGTTCATGATCGAGTCGCAGATCCGCTACGTCGCGCAGGCGATCGCCGTGACCGACAAGGTCGGTGCGCAGGCATTGGCCCCCAGCCGCGCGGCCCAGGACCGCTACAACGCGGAGTTGCAGGACAAGCTCGCCGGTTCGGTGTGGATCACCGGCGGCTGCAATAGCTGGTATCTCGACGAGCACGGTGTCAACCGGACGCTGTGGAGTGGGATGACCTGGCAGTATTGGCGGTCCACCCGCTCGTTGCGGGCGGGCGAGTACCGATTTTCCGGCGTGGGCTGA
- a CDS encoding DUF5997 family protein yields the protein MSRPNAQSMKPATAAKKLDVYLPATPAEFQENSITRTELAALQAEPPQWLKDLRKNGPHPKNLVAAKLGISISGLTRSGTDNALTTEQIVALLEEKPEWLVAERESYQEVLREQRRIKALHADQAREG from the coding sequence ATGAGCAGGCCGAACGCACAGTCCATGAAACCCGCCACGGCGGCCAAGAAGCTGGACGTGTACCTGCCCGCCACACCCGCGGAGTTCCAGGAGAACTCGATCACCCGCACCGAGCTCGCCGCCCTGCAGGCCGAACCGCCGCAGTGGCTCAAGGACCTGCGCAAGAACGGGCCGCACCCGAAGAACTTGGTGGCAGCCAAGCTCGGCATCTCGATCTCCGGTCTCACCCGCAGCGGTACGGACAACGCGTTGACCACCGAGCAGATCGTCGCGCTGCTCGAGGAGAAGCCGGAGTGGCTGGTCGCCGAGCGTGAGAGCTACCAGGAAGTCCTGCGCGAGCAGCGGCGCATCAAGGCGTTGCACGCCGACCAAGCTCGCGAGGGCTGA